A portion of the Bacillus thuringiensis genome contains these proteins:
- a CDS encoding SDR family oxidoreductase, whose protein sequence is MVYNSLSYSINDNNESYLKSIEGNKLLKKIPYREFVENSDSTNVILFLMSYKSDAIRGQNIVVDYGYTIV, encoded by the coding sequence GTGGTATACAATTCACTGTCCTATAGCATAAACGATAATAACGAAAGCTATTTGAAGTCCATTGAAGGAAATAAGTTATTAAAAAAGATTCCATATAGGGAATTTGTTGAAAATTCAGATTCTACAAATGTCATCTTATTTTTAATGTCTTATAAGAGTGACGCCATTAGAGGGCAAAATATTGTAGTTGACTATGGATATACAATTGTATAA
- a CDS encoding ABC transporter ATP-binding protein has product MSLLIKDLTKKFDEHVAVNNLNIEIPKGEIFGFLGGNGAGKTTTFRMILGLLSKSSGTISWNGKPINYDVTDKIGYLPEERGLYAKMTVKEQVNFFAKLKNMKSKDAEKELHYWLERFNITEHLNKKVGELSKGNQQKIQLITAIIHKPELLILDEPFSGLDPVNVEMLKEAVLDMQKQGASILFSSHRMEHVEELCQHICIMHKGVPVVQGDIAKIKSDFGKKNVVIVGDHDFDHLKEIKGVESMKKRKNAVTLKISYEEVSHVLFKEITKLGFVKKFAVEEPTLNDIFIEKVGAQHE; this is encoded by the coding sequence ATGAGTTTACTAATTAAAGATTTAACAAAGAAATTTGACGAGCATGTTGCAGTGAATAATTTGAATATCGAGATACCAAAAGGTGAAATATTTGGATTCTTGGGCGGGAATGGAGCAGGTAAAACGACTACATTTCGAATGATACTTGGCCTTTTATCGAAATCAAGCGGAACCATTTCATGGAATGGTAAGCCTATAAATTATGATGTAACGGATAAGATTGGGTATTTACCCGAAGAACGTGGGCTTTATGCGAAAATGACTGTCAAAGAACAAGTTAATTTTTTTGCAAAATTAAAGAACATGAAAAGTAAAGATGCAGAAAAAGAACTTCACTATTGGCTGGAGCGTTTTAATATTACTGAGCATCTGAACAAAAAGGTAGGAGAACTTTCTAAAGGGAATCAGCAAAAAATTCAGCTGATAACAGCGATTATACATAAGCCTGAACTTTTAATTTTAGATGAACCATTTAGTGGTTTAGATCCAGTAAATGTTGAAATGTTAAAAGAAGCTGTTCTTGATATGCAAAAACAAGGGGCGTCGATACTTTTTAGTTCACATCGTATGGAACATGTGGAAGAGTTATGCCAACACATTTGTATCATGCACAAAGGAGTACCTGTTGTTCAAGGAGATATTGCCAAAATTAAAAGTGACTTTGGTAAAAAGAATGTTGTAATCGTTGGCGATCATGACTTTGATCATTTGAAAGAAATAAAAGGTGTAGAAAGTATGAAGAAACGTAAAAATGCAGTTACTCTTAAAATTTCATATGAAGAAGTTTCGCATGTTTTATTTAAAGAGATAACGAAATTAGGTTTTGTTAAAAAATTCGCAGTAGAAGAACCTACATTAAATGACATCTTTATTGAGAAAGTAGGTGCACAGCATGAATAG
- a CDS encoding DUF4878 domain-containing protein gives MQKIKRLLLLMMVVGLTAGVLAGCANPKDTTEEFLTAIQKGDVEKARTFVESDKEFNKLNEKTDDAEAKAMLSAITKNFKFEKIEEVSKKDDKAEVKVKITSADLSVAVTKAVGEVMPMAFASAFSEDKEQSEKAIEKTMTSTIIKNLTDKDAAMATREVTLNLKKDKDGDYKIVADDNLKEVLFANAKSLEKMFGGK, from the coding sequence GTGCAAAAGATAAAGAGATTATTGCTATTAATGATGGTAGTAGGATTAACAGCAGGTGTTTTAGCAGGGTGTGCAAATCCGAAAGATACTACAGAAGAATTTTTAACAGCGATACAAAAAGGTGATGTAGAAAAGGCTCGTACATTTGTTGAGAGTGACAAGGAATTTAATAAACTAAATGAAAAAACAGATGATGCTGAGGCAAAAGCAATGCTAAGTGCAATTACAAAGAACTTTAAATTTGAAAAGATAGAAGAAGTATCGAAAAAGGATGACAAAGCAGAAGTGAAAGTGAAAATTACATCTGCTGATCTATCCGTTGCTGTAACAAAAGCAGTGGGAGAAGTTATGCCAATGGCTTTCGCTAGCGCATTTAGCGAAGACAAAGAACAATCTGAAAAAGCGATCGAAAAAACAATGACCTCAACTATCATCAAAAACTTAACGGATAAAGATGCAGCAATGGCAACTCGCGAAGTTACATTGAACTTAAAGAAAGACAAAGATGGCGACTATAAAATCGTTGCTGACGATAACTTGAAAGAAGTATTGTTTGCCAATGCAAAGTCTTTGGAGAAGATGTTTGGTGGGAAGTAA
- a CDS encoding helix-turn-helix transcriptional regulator yields the protein MENKMVEYRKKFGLSQEKLAEKLGVSRQTIISIEKGKYDPSLPLAFEIAKTFQTTIEHVFIYEGKEEGE from the coding sequence TTGGAAAATAAAATGGTCGAATACCGAAAGAAATTTGGACTATCTCAAGAAAAACTGGCTGAGAAACTCGGGGTTTCCAGACAAACCATTATCTCAATTGAAAAAGGGAAATACGATCCATCACTTCCGCTAGCATTTGAAATAGCGAAAACATTTCAGACAACGATAGAACATGTATTTATTTATGAAGGAAAAGAAGAGGGGGAATAG
- a CDS encoding DUF3976 domain-containing protein, producing MQMMYAFGIGLVLFLAVFLFIRKDVQGGTLTKRGFYKMIGCLVVMFIAIIVMIVLISQSL from the coding sequence ATGCAAATGATGTATGCTTTTGGCATTGGGCTTGTATTATTTTTAGCTGTATTCTTATTTATTCGTAAAGACGTTCAAGGCGGGACGTTAACGAAACGAGGATTTTATAAAATGATCGGCTGTTTAGTTGTTATGTTTATAGCGATTATTGTAATGATCGTTTTAATAAGTCAGTCACTATAG